A section of the Dehalobacter sp. DCM genome encodes:
- the mtaB gene encoding tRNA (N(6)-L-threonylcarbamoyladenosine(37)-C(2))-methylthiotransferase MtaB, whose amino-acid sequence MAKVCLLTLGCKVNQAESEALSQLLKEKGFVIVNETESPEVIIINTCTVTGTGSVKSRKLIRKMVKDHPDSMVAVMGCYSQLKPEEAAEIEGVVLVMGTQDRRSLPARLKEIMVSSKADRAAEENHTTIHKTSDDNDADNRDPDNIKPMMLSSERVNSIQPIREAEGEIKKVSKKAHTAVKRYDRSPIYEELPIIQSESRTRAMLKIQDGCSQFCTYCIVPYARGPSRSRDPRNVITEAQELLQAGYKEIILTGVHIGMYGKDLSGNPMTLAALISELCRLPGMKRLRLGSIEPMEFTSELLEVIGANPTIVCPHFHIPLQSGSDRILNRMNRPYTTEEYKELLDRIRYVVPDAAIAADVMTGFPGETNQEFQHALTFIESCCFARIHVFPYSRRPGTPAADMPDQIPKAVKAERVRQLIHLGRQSSKRYAAQFNGQPLEVLIENVREDGSAHGHSRNYLELLLPAVLGVRLQTDAKEKVDITYHKPTDQLADEPQDKPQDKPQDKPRDKSQWQAGDLIVCPFQETYLLDHE is encoded by the coding sequence ATGGCGAAAGTATGCTTACTTACACTGGGCTGTAAAGTGAATCAGGCTGAAAGTGAAGCGCTCTCTCAATTATTGAAAGAAAAGGGCTTTGTGATCGTCAATGAGACGGAATCGCCCGAGGTGATTATTATTAATACGTGTACGGTGACCGGCACCGGCAGTGTGAAATCCCGCAAGCTGATCCGAAAAATGGTCAAAGATCATCCGGACAGCATGGTGGCTGTGATGGGCTGTTATTCTCAACTCAAGCCGGAAGAGGCTGCTGAGATTGAAGGCGTTGTCTTGGTAATGGGAACCCAAGACCGACGTTCTCTGCCAGCCCGACTGAAAGAGATTATGGTGAGCTCGAAGGCTGATCGCGCGGCTGAGGAAAATCATACAACGATACACAAAACATCGGATGATAATGATGCTGATAATCGCGATCCGGATAATATAAAACCGATGATGCTTAGTTCGGAACGTGTAAATAGCATTCAACCAATAAGAGAAGCTGAAGGGGAAATAAAAAAGGTATCGAAAAAGGCTCATACTGCTGTCAAACGATATGACCGGTCCCCAATATATGAAGAATTACCGATTATTCAAAGCGAAAGCCGAACCCGGGCCATGCTCAAAATTCAGGACGGCTGCAGCCAGTTCTGCACTTACTGCATTGTTCCCTATGCGCGTGGGCCATCCCGCAGCCGGGATCCACGGAATGTGATTACCGAGGCCCAAGAACTGCTTCAAGCGGGGTATAAAGAAATCATACTTACCGGTGTTCATATTGGCATGTATGGCAAAGATCTATCGGGTAATCCGATGACGCTGGCTGCTTTGATTTCTGAGCTGTGCCGATTACCGGGGATGAAAAGGCTGCGGCTTGGTTCGATCGAGCCAATGGAATTTACCTCCGAACTGTTAGAAGTTATTGGTGCCAATCCGACGATTGTCTGCCCGCACTTTCATATTCCTTTACAAAGCGGCTCGGATCGCATACTAAACCGAATGAACAGACCGTATACGACCGAAGAATACAAAGAACTTCTCGACCGTATCCGGTATGTCGTGCCTGATGCGGCTATCGCCGCGGATGTCATGACTGGTTTCCCGGGAGAGACGAATCAGGAATTTCAGCATGCCCTCACGTTCATTGAAAGCTGTTGTTTTGCCCGGATTCATGTGTTTCCCTACTCCCGTCGTCCGGGAACACCGGCGGCAGATATGCCGGATCAGATTCCCAAGGCGGTAAAAGCTGAAAGAGTCAGACAGCTGATCCATTTAGGCCGCCAAAGCAGCAAACGGTATGCCGCCCAATTCAATGGCCAGCCGTTGGAGGTCCTTATCGAAAATGTCAGAGAAGACGGATCTGCCCATGGACACAGTCGGAATTACCTTGAACTGCTGCTGCCGGCAGTCCTCGGTGTACGTCTGCAAACGGACGCGAAAGAAAAAGTAGATATAACTTATCATAAGCCTACAGATCAGTTGGCAGATGAGCCTCAGGATAAGCCTCAGGATAAGCCTCAGGATAAGCCTAGGGATAAGTCACAGTGGCAGGCCGGAGACCTTATCGTGTGTCCTTTTCAGGAAACGTATCTGCTTGACCATGAATAG
- a CDS encoding RsmE family RNA methyltransferase, producing the protein MHRFKIQTRDNSHFEIAGEELHHLVHVMRLTIDSNVVGFDNSGGQWLGIIETLTKEAASCRIIEEEFPVVEAKTRVYLVMGLAKGEKMEWVIQKGTELGMAGFVPLRTKRSVVQLEGGKAKDRVVRWQKIAAEAVKQSRRVIEPEVAAITNWNDLGKVLPPDTQWIIPYEDEKTRSLHSCLGQLNPRFPVAILIGAEGGFSPEEVTWAQQELQAISVSLGNRILRTETAALAALTMVLAHYGDLG; encoded by the coding sequence ATGCACCGTTTCAAGATTCAGACTAGAGATAACAGTCATTTTGAAATAGCCGGTGAAGAATTGCATCACCTGGTCCATGTTATGCGTTTGACTATCGATTCCAATGTCGTCGGTTTTGACAACTCCGGTGGTCAATGGCTGGGCATTATCGAAACGCTGACCAAAGAGGCGGCTTCCTGCCGAATTATTGAAGAGGAATTCCCGGTAGTCGAGGCCAAGACCCGTGTGTACCTCGTGATGGGACTGGCCAAGGGTGAGAAAATGGAGTGGGTCATTCAAAAGGGAACGGAGTTGGGGATGGCTGGTTTCGTGCCGCTGCGGACCAAACGTTCCGTCGTTCAGCTTGAAGGCGGAAAGGCAAAGGACAGGGTGGTTCGCTGGCAAAAAATTGCCGCTGAGGCGGTCAAACAATCCCGGCGGGTCATCGAACCTGAAGTCGCAGCAATAACTAACTGGAACGATCTGGGGAAGGTGTTGCCGCCGGACACTCAGTGGATCATACCTTATGAGGATGAAAAAACACGTTCTTTGCATTCTTGTTTGGGACAGTTAAACCCCCGTTTTCCGGTTGCGATCCTCATCGGTGCGGAGGGCGGTTTTTCGCCGGAAGAAGTGACCTGGGCTCAACAAGAATTACAGGCAATAAGTGTCTCGTTAGGTAACCGTATCCTGCGGACAGAAACGGCGGCATTGGCTGCGCTGACCATGGTGCTGGCCCATTACGGCGATTTGGGTTAA